Part of the Drosophila santomea strain STO CAGO 1482 chromosome 2L, Prin_Dsan_1.1, whole genome shotgun sequence genome is shown below.
CTTGCTTTTTTCGCACCAGTGTGTCCACTCCATGCGCATGCACTCCCCAGCGATAACGCTGTGTATCGGAGCCAGTGTCATCTCTAGCAGCACAGCACGAGTAAAGGTCAGCTCTCGTAACTTGTCTCGGAAATATTCAATAATTTCGAGATTGCCGTCAAAATTCGTGCCGTGTACTTCAGCTAACGCTCCCCCCGTTTCATTCCATTCCGTCTGCCCCCGCAGGCTCAGGTCAGCCCACATCTCGGCTGCCCATTTAGGATACACAGCCCGACATCCCGACGGTGACGACAACGGCGCTTGCATAATGAAAATCTGGACATCGGAGCACATATTCAACCACCCTTGGGAGACGGTCACGCAGGCGGCGTGGCGCAAGTACCCTAACCCGATGACGCCCTCCATCATTGGCACGGACGTGGTTGAGCGCCGTGTGGTGGACGGTGTGCTGCACACGCATCGCCTGGTCCAGTCCAAGTGGTACTTCCCCAAGTGGACGCACGCGCTGATCGGCACGGCCAAGACCTGTTTCGCCAGCGAGCGCTCCACAGTGGATCCGGAGCGCAAGCAGATGGTGCTGAAGACAAACAACCTCACCTTCTGCCGCAACATCAGCGTGGACGAGGTGCTCTACTATGAACCGCATCCGTCGGACGCTAGCAAGACGCTGCTCAAGCAGGAGGCCACAGTGACCGTCTTCGGTGTGCCTCTGTCCCACTACATGGAGGACCTGCTCACCTCGACCATTAGCACAAATGCGGGCAAGGGACGCCAGGGCCTGGAGTGGGTGATTGGGCTGATAAACACGGAGGTCAAGGGCATCGCCCGCGGCACCGACGAACTTCTGCACAACACACGGCGCTCCATCGACGAGGTGACGGAGAGCGCGAGGAAAAGCATGGACGAGATTAGTTCGCAGGCCGCCAAGGCGGCGAAGGCGATGCACATTACGTAGGTGGCGACGAGGCGACAGTGCAAGGTCGCGCGGGGGCTGTTCAGTAGTGAATTATTTAGATGGCGTTAGGTCGCCGTTTTAGTACAACTAATTAATCGATGGCAAGATGGACATCTAGCAACACGTGGGACAGCAAACACTTTCTTCTATTCTCAAGCCATTCaatgcatatattttataataataactCCCTTTCGAACGACCCGGCTACTATATGAGTCATCTCTGCTGACCGACGGCCGATAAGAAGTCCCCGAATGGCAGAACTGGAGGGAGCTCACGCTAGTGCTGGCCCCCATCTATGCAGATCAATATACCTAAAGTACATAGTCAATGTAAGCTTTGTAAACCGCCGCAGATTTCGAAGAACGAGAGGAGCAATTAAACGACATATTTGCCTACGACCAGCCAGTGTCAAGTtcaattgtttaattttaattcgCCGCACACATGTGTACTGCGccttttgtatttgtattgcGTTCagaactgcaactgcagcgaAGCATTCGAGCATTCTGTGTATAAATAAAACCCAAGAAAGCCGATTTGTGGGTTTTTTTATACATACGCGATTGGCGATTTTGGCGGCTGTTTCATTCGCATGTCACTACGAGCACACGTGCCTAGAAACCGTCTGTGGCTCACCAACTGTGTGCATAGTTAGCTCGAAGAGCTGGAGACAGATATATGTAACGCTTATCAGGGTTATCAGTGGCGGAGAATGTGTTTGAACAGGCGGACTGATAAAGGGAAAAGTGAGTACTTGGAAACAAGTTCATTGATCAAATCGCTATGGTTATATCTTTTTGAGtacatttgtatattattGTGGGTAGGAGTACCTAACATATCAACAGATGTAACTTCTTTATTAAGATTTAGAAGTTGTCTTAAgcattaattataaataaccAAGTAGTCCATATGAATTACAGTCAAAGTTTTTAGTTCATTGAACCCCTATAGCATTAACCCTTGCATGTTACGCAATGAGTACAATGATCGTAAGCTTTCAAAGCTGTGCCCGCCTAAGGGTTAATTTGAATGTTAGGCGGCCCCATCGCTGTGCAGCACTGGCCAACCGGTGAGCGAGCGGTGTGGTGGATTGAACCGCGGAGTGAGGGGAAACCGAGCTGAAGCCCCAAAACGATCGTAATTTGCAATTGAGACGCACGTGTGCTCCGCTCAGTGTTATTGTGCTTCAATTTGGGGTAGTTGGcgtttattatttacattttaactGAATTCCGACCATTCAGCCGGGCTGGTTTCCGTTCGCAATGGAAAATATGTTTACGCTGGCTTATCAGCAAACTCCCAGGcggacaaaaacaaaaaacaagttGTGACGCCAGTGCAGCGATTGCTGCAGGCGATTCCATCGATTCCGCTCGGCTGTAACCTGATCCGCTGTTGTGGGATGTGGGCTGTGGTATAGGTGCCGCCAGTTGATAACCCCCAGCGTGGGCACGGCCCCACTGGTCGTCAACCGCTTCGCAACTCCCCAAGATCATTCGCGATTCGACGAGCGAGGAGTGCACACTGTCAGTACTCAATCAGCATTTCGTTTCTTGCAGCCCCACGACATGGTCATCCTTCGCTTCTACGATGTGCAGGCCCACTCCGCGGCCGAGGAGCAGGGTGTCCTGCGCCGTTTGCGCGAGGAGGACGCCGCCGTGGTGTCCGTGCGCATGGAGCGCTGCTATCATCTGGAGTACAGCGCCCAGGCAGAGCACTCTCTGGCCCTGGACGAGCTGCTGGTGTGGCTGGTGAAGCAGCCGCTGAGCAATGGCCAGAGCCTGTCCAGGCAACCTGCCCTGCAGTCGAGAGGACCGAGGCAGTTGCTCCTGGAGATCGGACCGCGCTTTAACTTCTCCACGCCGTACTCCACCAACTGCGTGAACATATTCCAGAATCTCGGCTACTCTGAGGTGCGTCGGGTGGAAACTTCCACCCGCTATCTGGTTACTTTTGACGAGGGATCAAAGGTGCCGGAGGCAGCCAAGTTCGTTCCGCTGCTCGGCGATCGCATGACCCAGTGCTTGTACACCGAGGAGAACACCCCCAAGGCGAGCTTTGACGAGCAGCTACCTGAGCGTCAGGCCAACTGGCATTTCGTGCCCGTTTTGGAGGAGGGAAGGGCGGCGCTGGAGCGGATTAATCAGGAGCTCGGCTTAGCCTTCAACGACTTTGATTTGGACTACTACCACGACTTGTTTGCCAAGGAGCTAGGCCGCAATCCCACCACTGTGGAGCTCTTCGACTGCGCCCAGAGCAACAGTGAGCACTCGCGTCACTGGTTTTTCCGCGGACGCATGGTGATCGACGGGGTGGAGCAGCCCAAGTCGCTGATTCGCATGATCATGGACACGCAGGCCCACACGAACTCCAACAACACCATTAAGTTCAGCGACAACAGCAGCGCCATGGTGGGATTCGGACACCAGGCCATAGTCCCGTCCTGCGTCGTCGCTCCCGGTGCAGTGCGTCTGCAGGGCGTGCAGTCCGACCTGATTTTCACGGCGGAGACCCACAACATGCCCACTGCAGTGGCACCCTTCAGTGGAGCCACTACCGGCACTGGCGGACGACTGCGCGATGTCCAGGGCGTGGGCAGAGGAGGCGTGCCGATCGCTGGCACCGCTGGCTACTGTGTAGGCGCTCTTCACATTCCAGGTGAGCATTTGATCAATTGTGTACCTTATTGCTATTGGTTGGTAACGACTTACGTATCCTTGCAGGCTACAAACAGCCGTACGAGCCTTCGGACTATAAATACCCTGCGACGTTTGCGCCACCACTTCAGGTGCTCATAGAGGCGAGCAATGGCGCCTCCGACTACGGCAACAAGTTCGGCGAGCCAGTGATCTCCGGCTTTGCCCTCTCTTACGGACTGAGCAGTGCGGCTGATGCCAGCCAGCGTGATGAGTACGTGAAACCGATCATGTTCAGTGGTGGCCTGGGGACCATGCCCGCTTCCATGCGCGAGAAGCTGCCGCCGGCTCGTGGTCAGTTGCTGGCCAAAATCGGGGGCCCAGTGTACAGGATAGGAGTGGGTGGCGGCGCCGCAAGCTCCGTGGAGATCCAAGGTTCCGGAGATGCTGAACTGGACTTCAACGCCGTGCAGCGAGGAGACGCCGAAATGGAGAACAAGTTGAACCGCGTGGTGCGAGCCTGTCTAGAACTGGGCGACCAAAACCCAATCCTGGCCATCCATGACCAGGGAGCtggcggcaacggcaacgtGCTCAAGGAGCTGGTGGAACCAGGCTTCGCCGGAGCTGTTATCTTCTCCAAGGAGTTCCAACTCGGCGATCCCACGATCACTGCCCTCGAACTGTGGGGAGCCGAGTACCAGGAAAACAACGCCATTCTCTGCGACGCTGATCAACGCGAGCTGCTGGAAAAGATCTGCCGGCGTGAACGTTGTCCCATTAGCTTCGTGGGAGTGGTGACGGGAGATGGCCGAGTAACGCTGCTGGAGAAGTCTGCCCCCAAGGATCTGGAACAGGCTTTGAACGAGTCCAATCGCAGCGCAGTCTCACCGTTCGACTTGGAACTTAAGTACGTTTTGGGCGACATGCCCAAGAGAACGTACGACTTGAAACGCGAGCAGACGCCGCTCAAGGAGTTGAGTCTGCCGAAAGACCTGCTTCTGAACGAAGCCTTGGAGAGAGTTCTCAGCTTAGTGGCAGTCGGTAGCAAGCGTTTCCTGACCAACAAGGTGGATCGCTGCGTCGGAGGATTGATCGCACAGCAACAGTGCGTGGGACCGCTGCAAGCTCCGCTTTCGGACTACGCGTTAACCACCGTCTCCCACTTTAGCCACTCTGGAATCGCCACATCCATTGGAACCCAGCCACTGAAGGGACTCCTCGATCCGGCTGCAATGGCCAGGATGTGTGTGGCTGAAGCGCTGAGTAACCTGGTGTTTGTTAAGATCAGCGAACTGGCGGACGTCAAGTGCTCTGGCAACTGGATGTGGGCTGCAAAGCTGCCTGGCGAGGGTGCCAGGATGTTCGACGCCTGCAAGGAGCTCTGTCAGATTCTTGAGGAGCTGCACATCGCCATCGATGGCGGAAAGGACTCTCTGTCCATGGCGGCTAAGGTGGGCGGAGAGACAATAAAGTCCCCTGGTACTCTCGTCATCTCCACCTATGCCCCCTGCCCGGATGTGCGGCTAAAGGTTACGCCTGATCTGAAAGGACCTGGCGCGGGCTCGAAGACTTCCTTGCTCTGGATAAATCTGGAGAACAGCGCTCGCCTCGGTGGATCGGCTCTGGCTCAGGCATACGCGCAGCAGGGCAAGGAGGCGCCAAACTTGACAAGAAGTGATCTGCTGGGCAAAGCATTTGCAGTTACTCAATCCTTGTTGGGCGAAGGACTTCTTCAGGCAGGACACGATGTCAGCGACGGAGGTTTGCTGGTCTGCCTATTGGAGATGGCCATCGGAGGATTGAGTGGCCTGAAAGTGGATCTATCGGAGCCCTTGGCCAAGCTCAAGAACTTCGATAAAGTTGTTGAGAAGCTTAATCGTCCCGAACTAGCTCTTCTCTTCGCCGAGGAGTGTGGATGGGTGGTGGAAGTACTGGACACAGACCTGGAACGAGTTCGATCCTCCTACGAAAAGGCAGGAGTACCAAACTACTATTTGGGTGAAACCGATGGATTTGGACTCGATTCGAGAGTGGTGCTCAAGAACGGCAAGTCAGAGCTGCTGGATCAGCCACTTCGTGTGCTCTACAAGAAGTGGGAGCGAACCAGTTACGAGCTGGAAAAGCTTCAGGCCAACCCGGAGTGCGCCGAGGCAGAGTACAATAGCCTTGAGTACCGCCAAGCCCCTCAGTATAGGGGACCACAGAATCTGCAGGCCGAGCTAGCTCTCAAGCGATCCTCCGCTCCAGTTCGCGTGGCCGTTCTCCGTGAGGAGGGCGTCAACAGTGAGCGTGAGATGATGGCCTGCCTGCTGAGGGCAAACTTCGAGGTTCACGATGTGACCATGTCGGATCTCCTTCAAGGTAGGCTCAATGGTAAATTCTTTCAATAGGGAAATGACTTATccaattcatttattctttCAGGCACCGCTAGCGTTTCCCAATACCGTGGACTGATTTTCCCGGGCGGCTTCAGCTATGCGGATACTTTGGGATCCGCAAAGGGTTGGGCAGCAAACATCCTCCACAATCCCCGCTTGTTGCCGCAGTTCGAGGCTTTCAAGCGTCGTCAGGATGTCTTCTCCTTGGGCATTTGCAATGGTTGCCAGCTGATGACTCTCATTGGATTTGTGGGCAGCTCGGGAAGCGAGGTGGGTGCAGATCCCGACGTGGCCCTGCTGCATAACAGATCGCAGAGATTTGAGTGTCGTTGGGCCACCGTGAAGATCCCAAGCAATCGCTCAATCATGCTCGAAAGTATGAAGGATCTGGTGCTGGGCTGTTGGGTGGCCCACGGTGAAGGTCGCTTTGCATTCCGGGACGAGAAACTCATTAGCCAACTGCAGTCGGAACAGCTGGTGACACTCCAATATGTTGATGATGAAGGCAAGCCCACGGAACTCTATCCGCTTAATCCGAACGGCAGTCCTCAGGGAATTGCTGGCCTTTGCTCGACTGATGGGCGTCACTTGGCCCTAATGCCACATCCTGAGCGATGCTCCTCCATGTACCAGTGGCCCTATGTGCCATCTTCGTTCGAAGTTTCCCCCACACAGTCGGAAAGTCCTTGGCAGATTATGTTTAACAACGCCTACAACTGGTGTGTCCAGTCGGATAAATAGCCATTCTAGAGGAATTGAAAGCAGTTAAATACACTCTTGGCTTTTATGACCTGATACATCCAAATACAATATACAATACACGAATTTCtttactatttttataaaataaaccTAAATACCTAATCAACTTTTTAACTCAAATAAACATACTTTTGCTAAAGTAATGCCGTCGCGACGGAAACAAATGAAAGCTAATGTGAAATTTGTAACAAGCACTTAAGGTAGTTGGCCTTAGCTGCTGTGGAAGTCATATACTTGGAGTTCCAGTCGTGTTCGTTGATTTGCATCACCTTGTAGCCCATCATCTCTAGATGTCTCATCTTCAAAGACTCGGGACCTCGCAAGGCAGTCAGATCGTTTTCACAAAAAGAGTCGAGCTTCAGCAGGAGTATTGCCACTCTGAAATTGGAGtcattaataaaatacatGAATAAGACCACTTTCGTTTGAGTGCCAACTTGGTTATGCGATCCAGCATGGTGGCTTCCACGGGAGGTGCTGGAATGGGCTTCCGATCCCGATCGAAATGTATCACAAAGTCTATTTGGTAGCCGTAGGGAGTAGTGTGGTTGCAGCGGAAGTGGTTGTCATTCTGAagaagctgctgcagcaggtgCTTCACCTCTGCTGTGGACTCAGTAGGTATCACTGATTCTATAAGGAATATATGATTAAGAACATATAGGAGAATGACAGTTATGGATTACTTTTGCTGATCTGCGCCTCGATGTAGTTCTGTTGAAACCAGGGCACATTGGCCTCGGGAAAGTCCAGGCATACGGTGCGATTCAATTGCATAACCAGGTTAAGGACCCTTTCGGGATAAGTTGCTTTTGAGTAGCAGACCTGTATTTCATCCTCGATTCGCTGAATGAACTTCACGCAGAACACTTGATTGATTAGCTGCTCAGGTATTGATTTGTAGAAGCACAGTGCTAGACAAGCCTGGACAATCGTCAATCCACTCATCTGGTCAAAGTCTCTGAAGAGAATATAACATTTTAGATTTGAACATTTTAGGAATGTTTATGCCCACCTTAGCAACACTTCGGAGGCGTGGTTTAAAGCCTCATCGGATGCTGGCATGTAGCCCAAATTGTACGAACAAGTCAACACTTTCTCCACTGTGTCGCCGGTTACGTGCTCGTGCTGTTCGGAAATGTAGGCGAACATGGACTCTAGGAGCTCGGGAACAAAGAAATTGGAAGCGTTGAAGTTGTAAGCCATGTCTCGAACCACCCGAGAATTGAGATCCTTGCAGTGCAGGCTTTTGTACTGTGCCAAAGCTTGGTTGTAAACCACAGTGTTCTTCAGCTCTGTAAAGGTATaccattatttatatttcaattgAACCGAAGTTATCATCTTACTCTTGCGATGACTGAGTGTTCTGACAATCATGCTCAACTCGCTGGCATTCAGAGGGTCCTTTTCGGCATCACTCAAGTGCCTCTCAGCACAAGCAATGAGAATGCTGTCCATAGTGGAGAGCTGCATGCCAATTAGTGACGGAAGATGCTGGCGAAAGCGTAGTTCGCTGGCTATTTGCATGCCCCGACTGAGAAGAAAGCAATCCTGGATGGCAAGCTGGGGAGCCATGGCGAGCATTTTGCTTAACAGAAAGTTGGGAAACTTTTTCCAGGCCAGGGGAGTCTGTCCGTAGGCTAGCACAAAGGATGCAAGTCGTGCGAACTTCGCTGGCAGCCTTCCCGCAATGTCCTCCTCCATAGCAGTCATGCACATGCGACTTAACTTTCGCTCCAGTTCCAAGTGACGGTAGGTGCCTCCCAGGTTGTTATTAAAGTTCATGTAGCGTTGGCAGTGTTTCAGGAACCGCAGGTGTGACTGCTCCTCCGGACTGGACTCCAGCTCTCGTATAACTCCTGACCAGTATGTGTTGCAGAGCCCAATGTCGGAGACCTTTAATGCACGCAGTACACTGAAGAAGTGTCCGCTCGCATTGGGGAGCAGCCAGGCCTCTTCGGAGTAGAGCAGTTCCCTAAAATGATGCAAGTACTTATCTCTTtgcaggggcgtggcaaaggGAACTGCACACGACAGGGCGTCAGCTGAGCTTTCATCCTGCAGCAACTTTTCAAGGGATTTCTGGAGCGGCTCCATCAGTGCGGCGGGTTCTTGGTGGTGCAGAAACGCACGGCACATGCTCTTTAGATCTGCAGACTCTATCTGGTGGATGCAAGGTCGCAATGCCAACATGACGTCCCGAATCAATTGGGTATGATTCTGTGACCACACTGGAATATTCAGCATGTGGACCACCTTAAGAAGAGCCTTAGGGGTTTTATAGCTTACGACGCCGCTTTGCATCAATTCAGTCAAGCGCAATTTGAAGCGTCTAATCAGTTCGTCGTCAATGAGAAAGTGCAACTGAAAGAGGCATGTGGACAGAAGGCGAACCTGCTCCTCGCTGTGGCACCGATTTATATGATGCTCCAGGTGCGGCACAAAGTTCCTACACACAAGCGGAGTGAAGAAGTCGCGTTCCAAGTTGATTCCCACCGAGAGGCGAGATAAAGCGGTCAAGGGAACGACTTCATTATCCACTTGTCCCTCGATTAGGTGAAGAGCTCTCGTCAGCAGGGCCTCCACGACTGGCTCCGAGTTTGGTATGTGCATTTTGCGCAGGTACAGGTAGCACCTACTGAGATCATTGATCTCCAGTTGGTGTACATGGGGGCTCAACGTTGCTAGCACTTTAAGCAGCACGCGCTCCATGATGGCATCTCTACTTGGCTGGTCCGCTTCGTGATATAGCCTCCACATCAGAGAGATTCCCTCCACTACATGCAAGCTCTGCAGGCCATCACAACTCTCAAACACATCCAACAGCTGGTCACCCGTCTTGGCCTCCTCCAGTCGGGTTAGCACAGCATCCGGCTCCCGTGCCACGCCAAACTTGTCCTGGATATCTCCGTTTACCAGCTGCGAGTGCTTCCTCAGTTTGTGTCCCAATGCCGGCAGCAAAGCAGCTGTTTGAATGGGCGGCTTTGCGCCAATGTTAACGTGCCGTCGCAGGAGCTGTAGCTGACGCACCTGCAACAGGTACTGTAGGTACTTGCATTGTGTCCGCGGCAGGTGGTTCAGATACATGCCACTTTATCTCGCGCTTATTCAGAAATCgttaaataataacaaaattacG
Proteins encoded:
- the LOC120443686 gene encoding FAST kinase domain-containing protein 1, mitochondrial; this translates as MYLNHLPRTQCKYLQYLLQVRQLQLLRRHVNIGAKPPIQTAALLPALGHKLRKHSQLVNGDIQDKFGVAREPDAVLTRLEEAKTGDQLLDVFESCDGLQSLHVVEGISLMWRLYHEADQPSRDAIMERVLLKVLATLSPHVHQLEINDLSRCYLYLRKMHIPNSEPVVEALLTRALHLIEGQVDNEVVPLTALSRLSVGINLERDFFTPLVCRNFVPHLEHHINRCHSEEQVRLLSTCLFQLHFLIDDELIRRFKLRLTELMQSGVVSYKTPKALLKVVHMLNIPVWSQNHTQLIRDVMLALRPCIHQIESADLKSMCRAFLHHQEPAALMEPLQKSLEKLLQDESSADALSCAVPFATPLQRDKYLHHFRELLYSEEAWLLPNASGHFFSVLRALKVSDIGLCNTYWSGVIRELESSPEEQSHLRFLKHCQRYMNFNNNLGGTYRHLELERKLSRMCMTAMEEDIAGRLPAKFARLASFVLAYGQTPLAWKKFPNFLLSKMLAMAPQLAIQDCFLLSRGMQIASELRFRQHLPSLIGMQLSTMDSILIACAERHLSDAEKDPLNASELSMIVRTLSHRKKLKNTVVYNQALAQYKSLHCKDLNSRVVRDMAYNFNASNFFVPELLESMFAYISEQHEHVTGDTVEKVLTCSYNLGYMPASDEALNHASEVLLRDFDQMSGLTIVQACLALCFYKSIPEQLINQVFCVKFIQRIEDEIQVCYSKATYPERVLNLVMQLNRTVCLDFPEANVPWFQQNYIEAQISKKSVIPTESTAEVKHLLQQLLQNDNHFRCNHTTPYGYQIDFVIHFDRDRKPIPAPPVEATMLDRITKVAILLLKLDSFCENDLTALRGPESLKMRHLEMMGYKVMQINEHDWNSKYMTSTAAKANYLKCLLQISH
- the LOC120443688 gene encoding protein slowmo, coding for MKIWTSEHIFNHPWETVTQAAWRKYPNPMTPSIIGTDVVERRVVDGVLHTHRLVQSKWYFPKWTHALIGTAKTCFASERSTVDPERKQMVLKTNNLTFCRNISVDEVLYYEPHPSDASKTLLKQEATVTVFGVPLSHYMEDLLTSTISTNAGKGRQGLEWVIGLINTEVKGIARGTDELLHNTRRSIDEVTESARKSMDEISSQAAKAAKAMHIT
- the LOC120443685 gene encoding phosphoribosylformylglycinamidine synthase, translating into MVILRFYDVQAHSAAEEQGVLRRLREEDAAVVSVRMERCYHLEYSAQAEHSLALDELLVWLVKQPLSNGQSLSRQPALQSRGPRQLLLEIGPRFNFSTPYSTNCVNIFQNLGYSEVRRVETSTRYLVTFDEGSKVPEAAKFVPLLGDRMTQCLYTEENTPKASFDEQLPERQANWHFVPVLEEGRAALERINQELGLAFNDFDLDYYHDLFAKELGRNPTTVELFDCAQSNSEHSRHWFFRGRMVIDGVEQPKSLIRMIMDTQAHTNSNNTIKFSDNSSAMVGFGHQAIVPSCVVAPGAVRLQGVQSDLIFTAETHNMPTAVAPFSGATTGTGGRLRDVQGVGRGGVPIAGTAGYCVGALHIPGYKQPYEPSDYKYPATFAPPLQVLIEASNGASDYGNKFGEPVISGFALSYGLSSAADASQRDEYVKPIMFSGGLGTMPASMREKLPPARGQLLAKIGGPVYRIGVGGGAASSVEIQGSGDAELDFNAVQRGDAEMENKLNRVVRACLELGDQNPILAIHDQGAGGNGNVLKELVEPGFAGAVIFSKEFQLGDPTITALELWGAEYQENNAILCDADQRELLEKICRRERCPISFVGVVTGDGRVTLLEKSAPKDLEQALNESNRSAVSPFDLELKYVLGDMPKRTYDLKREQTPLKELSLPKDLLLNEALERVLSLVAVGSKRFLTNKVDRCVGGLIAQQQCVGPLQAPLSDYALTTVSHFSHSGIATSIGTQPLKGLLDPAAMARMCVAEALSNLVFVKISELADVKCSGNWMWAAKLPGEGARMFDACKELCQILEELHIAIDGGKDSLSMAAKVGGETIKSPGTLVISTYAPCPDVRLKVTPDLKGPGAGSKTSLLWINLENSARLGGSALAQAYAQQGKEAPNLTRSDLLGKAFAVTQSLLGEGLLQAGHDVSDGGLLVCLLEMAIGGLSGLKVDLSEPLAKLKNFDKVVEKLNRPELALLFAEECGWVVEVLDTDLERVRSSYEKAGVPNYYLGETDGFGLDSRVVLKNGKSELLDQPLRVLYKKWERTSYELEKLQANPECAEAEYNSLEYRQAPQYRGPQNLQAELALKRSSAPVRVAVLREEGVNSEREMMACLLRANFEVHDVTMSDLLQGTASVSQYRGLIFPGGFSYADTLGSAKGWAANILHNPRLLPQFEAFKRRQDVFSLGICNGCQLMTLIGFVGSSGSEVGADPDVALLHNRSQRFECRWATVKIPSNRSIMLESMKDLVLGCWVAHGEGRFAFRDEKLISQLQSEQLVTLQYVDDEGKPTELYPLNPNGSPQGIAGLCSTDGRHLALMPHPERCSSMYQWPYVPSSFEVSPTQSESPWQIMFNNAYNWCVQSDK